GAAGACATACAACAAGGGTAGTAGAACTTTTGCGTGCAGGGGAGGATACATACATTGCAGACACGCCAGGTTTTAGTTCAATTGAGATAATAGGACTTTTAAGACATGAGCTAAAATATTATTACCCGGAATTTTATGATTTTGAAGGGTGCAAGTTTCCAGGGTGCAACCACATATTTGAACCAGAATGTCTGGTAAAAGCTGCAGTTACCGAGAAAAAAATAAATTTTGAAAGGTATGAGAGGTACAAACAGATATTTATGCAACTTCCTGCACAAAAAGAGTACGATTAAAGGAGAGGATTAAAAGTTGCAGATAAAGATTGCGCCGTCTATTTTATCTTCTAATTTTGCAGATTTGAAAAATGAACTTAAAAAACTTGAGTTAGCTAAAGCTGATTTGGTCCATATAGATGTTATGGATGGAAACTTTGTAGACAATATCACAATTGGTGCTCCCGTGGTAAGCAGTCTCAGAAAAAATTCAACACTTTTTTTTGATGTACATCTAATGGTTTTACATCCTGAAAAGCATATTGAAAAATTTGTCCAAAGCGGTGCTGATAATATTACAGTTCACGCAGAGGTAACCTACCACTTGGATGCCCTCATCAGTAAAATAAAAAGTTTTGGCAAAAAAGCAAGTGTTGCGCTAAATCCTGCAACGCCTGTATACATGATAGAAAATGTTCTTGAAATTGTTGATATGGTTTTAGTTATGACTGTAAATCCTGGATATGGAGGACAAAAATTTATACCATATACCCTAAAAAAGATTGAAATGTTGGCAAACCTCAGAGAAAAGGAAGGACTTTCGTTTGAGATAGAAGTTGACGGTGGTATTAATGAAGAGACCATTATTGATTGTGTAAACGCAGGTGCAAACGTGATAGTTGCAGGTTCATATGTATTTGACAGTGGTGATGTTTCAAAATCTATTGAAGTTTTGAGAAGTAAGGTCCAGAGTTTGAGGTAATAATTTTTGCACTTCTTGTTAAAATAAAATTAAGGTGGTATAATATTTATAATCAGAGTTGCTGACATAAAGTAAATTAGCATGAGAGTGGGTATCCCCCACTCTTTAATATTGTTTATGGAGTTTTAGGTAGTAAAAAGTTTTAATAGAAGGGAGAAGAGTATTTCTCATGTCAAAGATAACAAAGAAAGTGGAAGAGCTTGTAAAGCCTATATTAGAAAGGTATGGTTTTGACCTGGTGGATATTGAATTTAAAAAGGAAGGAAAAAGTCATTTTTTGAGAGTGTATATAGATAAACCCGGCGGGATTACAATAGATGACTGTCAGCTTGTCAGTGAAGAACTTTCTGAAAAGCTTGACATTGTTGACCCTATTCCATTTAGCTATTATTTAGAGGTTTCATCACCGGGTGTTGACAGGCCACTTGTCACTGACAGGGATTTTATAAGAAACAAGGGAAAAGTTGTTGATGTATTTTTGAATCAGCCTTTTTTGAACCGTACAAGGATTACAGGAGAGCTTGTGGAGAAGAATGAAAAATCTTTAATTTTGATTGTGGATAAAGAGAAGATAGTTATACCTATTGAAAATATAAAAAAGGTAAAGCTTGCAATAAGATTCTAACTAAAAATGAAAAGGGGGATTTTTGAAAGATGCCCAAAAAAGAGCAAACTCTTGATTTTCAGGAGCTGTTTTCGGCAATTGATGAGCTTGAAAGAGAGTATAAGATTGAAAAGGATTATGTATACTCAGTTTTAGAATCAGCTCTTTTGACAGCTTATAAGCAGGTAAAAGGAATAAAAGACAAAAATCTTTCTAACGTTAAAGTTTCCATTGATCCAGAAAAGGGAAGTGTA
The sequence above is drawn from the Caldicellulosiruptor bescii DSM 6725 genome and encodes:
- the rpe gene encoding ribulose-phosphate 3-epimerase, giving the protein MQIKIAPSILSSNFADLKNELKKLELAKADLVHIDVMDGNFVDNITIGAPVVSSLRKNSTLFFDVHLMVLHPEKHIEKFVQSGADNITVHAEVTYHLDALISKIKSFGKKASVALNPATPVYMIENVLEIVDMVLVMTVNPGYGGQKFIPYTLKKIEMLANLREKEGLSFEIEVDGGINEETIIDCVNAGANVIVAGSYVFDSGDVSKSIEVLRSKVQSLR
- a CDS encoding ribosome maturation factor RimP, with protein sequence MSKITKKVEELVKPILERYGFDLVDIEFKKEGKSHFLRVYIDKPGGITIDDCQLVSEELSEKLDIVDPIPFSYYLEVSSPGVDRPLVTDRDFIRNKGKVVDVFLNQPFLNRTRITGELVEKNEKSLILIVDKEKIVIPIENIKKVKLAIRF